A portion of the Oculatellaceae cyanobacterium genome contains these proteins:
- a CDS encoding AAA family ATPase produces the protein MGFNPDHCRNETEVESKLIVQYLLPQLGYTPDTWHQEVTFGKIRLDFLAFASQNIPFILDANSPLSIVMEAKHPSENLDKHIRRLTRYLISLNVRYGLLTNGKEIRIFRIREKAANLVFQCSGIEVENKIEEIRYLIGKDSLNLNQSKIVSLTQKEQTNLPDIPPSPQIIPETQRQHTVKTIAVYHNKGGVGKTTTVVNLAAAIRKQGKKVLVIDLDSQANTTFAAGLAKFEDEELDEIKDCNIRHVLQSEEFYSITEVAKKSQFNNPEIDVIPAHISLMEYEDELNRLDYSKLILLQKLKEVENNYDIVIIDTPPSLSLYARIALITADYLIIPSDLKPFANQGLLNVKNFVKQINGFKKMTNKAPLEILGVLPCKISTNSRFVQYTLPRRLEVIPRRYDFKVMDTVIYEREELAKCIEQVQIVGNLDIPDPRSVVDFKPDSSSAQEFELLAMEVLQAIGITK, from the coding sequence TTGGGCTTTAATCCTGATCATTGTCGCAACGAAACTGAAGTAGAAAGTAAACTGATTGTTCAATATCTCCTACCGCAGTTAGGATACACGCCTGATACATGGCATCAAGAAGTTACATTTGGAAAAATCCGTTTAGATTTTTTAGCATTCGCCAGCCAAAATATCCCGTTTATCTTGGATGCTAACTCACCTTTAAGTATTGTGATGGAAGCAAAGCATCCATCTGAAAACCTAGATAAACATATTCGTAGGCTGACAAGATACTTAATAAGTTTGAATGTGAGATATGGATTACTAACTAATGGTAAAGAAATTAGAATATTTAGGATCAGAGAAAAAGCTGCTAATTTAGTATTCCAGTGTTCAGGGATAGAAGTAGAAAACAAAATTGAGGAAATAAGATATTTAATTGGCAAAGATAGTCTTAACCTGAATCAGAGTAAAATAGTTTCATTAACTCAAAAAGAGCAAACTAATTTACCAGATATCCCACCCAGTCCGCAGATAATTCCTGAAACTCAAAGGCAACATACTGTGAAAACAATTGCGGTTTACCACAATAAAGGTGGCGTAGGTAAGACAACAACTGTAGTTAACCTAGCAGCAGCCATTAGAAAACAAGGCAAAAAAGTCCTTGTGATTGATTTAGATAGCCAAGCTAACACAACCTTTGCCGCAGGATTAGCAAAGTTTGAAGATGAAGAACTAGATGAGATCAAAGATTGTAACATTCGTCATGTATTGCAGTCAGAAGAATTTTATTCAATTACAGAAGTCGCTAAAAAATCTCAATTTAATAACCCTGAAATTGATGTGATTCCGGCACACATTAGTTTAATGGAATATGAAGATGAACTCAATAGACTAGATTATAGTAAGCTGATCCTGCTTCAAAAATTGAAAGAAGTAGAAAATAATTATGATATTGTAATTATTGATACGCCACCTTCCTTAAGCTTGTATGCTAGGATTGCTTTAATTACGGCTGATTATTTAATTATCCCTTCGGATTTAAAACCATTTGCTAATCAAGGTTTATTAAATGTTAAAAATTTTGTTAAGCAAATTAATGGTTTTAAAAAAATGACTAATAAAGCACCCCTGGAAATCTTGGGTGTTCTACCGTGCAAAATTTCTACTAATTCTAGATTTGTACAATATACTTTACCAAGACGGCTGGAGGTAATTCCTAGACGCTACGACTTTAAGGTAATGGATACTGTGATATATGAAAGAGAGGAACTAGCCAAGTGCATTGAGCAAGTTCAAATTGTTGGTAATTTAGATATACCAGATCCTAGATCGGTAGTTGATTTTAAACCAGATTCATCCTCGGCTCAAGAATTTGAGCTATTAGCAATGGAAGTTTTGCAAGCAATAGGAATTACGAAATGA
- a CDS encoding ParA family protein gives MALIIAIVNMKGGVGKTTLSVNLATCLARYQNKRVLVVDLDTQISATLSLMPPHDFAKIRKERRTLRHLVHKTINPNLNTKLTIQDIICRYVGTVKGLDLLPGDIDLYDEFLVSEMLHEKALKEGRSDFFEVWKEFEKDLIKSILEPVMNEYDFIIMDCAPGYNLITRSGIMACNFYVLPARPEPLSVVGIQLLERRIAKLKESHEIDTKAINLKLLGIVFIMSGGLIGRYYNQVIQRVNEDFTPVQLFKTRIPLDVNVSKAVDSFLPVVLASPSSSGSKAFFKLTQEFLYKLQVYGSLYEASKTKMNLTKLD, from the coding sequence ATGGCATTGATCATTGCAATTGTAAATATGAAAGGCGGTGTCGGTAAAACGACACTCTCAGTTAACCTAGCAACTTGTTTAGCCAGATATCAAAATAAGCGGGTTCTAGTTGTTGACTTAGACACCCAGATCAGTGCCACTCTTAGTTTAATGCCGCCCCATGACTTTGCCAAAATCAGGAAAGAAAGACGGACATTACGACATTTAGTTCATAAAACTATTAACCCCAATCTTAACACAAAACTGACAATTCAAGACATCATTTGTCGCTATGTGGGAACAGTAAAAGGTTTGGATTTATTGCCAGGGGATATTGATTTATATGATGAATTTTTAGTTTCTGAAATGCTTCATGAAAAAGCCTTAAAAGAAGGTAGAAGTGATTTTTTTGAAGTTTGGAAAGAATTTGAAAAAGATTTAATCAAAAGCATTTTAGAACCTGTGATGAATGAGTATGATTTCATCATTATGGATTGCGCCCCTGGTTATAACCTGATCACTCGTAGCGGAATTATGGCTTGTAATTTTTATGTGCTACCTGCTCGACCAGAACCTTTATCAGTCGTAGGAATTCAACTTCTAGAAAGACGCATCGCTAAACTCAAAGAATCGCATGAAATAGACACCAAAGCAATAAATCTTAAGCTGCTAGGAATTGTTTTCATTATGTCAGGCGGGTTGATTGGCAGATATTATAACCAAGTTATTCAACGGGTTAACGAAGATTTTACGCCTGTGCAACTATTTAAAACGCGCATACCTTTAGATGTGAATGTTTCCAAAGCAGTTGATAGTTTTCTACCAGTAGTGCTGGCATCTCCAAGTTCATCTGGTTCTAAAGCCTTCTTCAAGTTGACGCAAGAGTTTTTGTATAAACTACAAGTTTATGGAAGTTTGTATGAAGCCTCTAAGACAAAGATGAATTTGACAAAGTTAGATTGA
- a CDS encoding glutathione peroxidase, protein MFSNKEGQRVPNVTFRTRTNNDWVDITTDELFAGKTVVLFSLPGAFTPTCSSTHVPGYNELARVFKQNGVDHIICLSVNDAFVMNEWAKDQKAENVTFLPDGNGEFTEKMGMLVDKNDLGFGKRSWRYSMLVKDGVIEKMFIEPEKPGDPFEVSDAETMLKYLNPEAAKPQAVTLFTKVGCPYCAKAKKMLQERDISYEEVVLGGGIGTRTLRAVAGATTVPQVFVDGSLIGGSEALEAYLEKN, encoded by the coding sequence ATGTTTTCCAACAAAGAAGGGCAAAGAGTTCCCAACGTTACATTCCGTACCCGTACTAATAACGACTGGGTGGATATCACTACAGATGAATTGTTTGCTGGAAAGACAGTAGTTCTCTTCTCTTTGCCTGGTGCTTTTACTCCTACTTGTTCATCTACTCACGTACCTGGTTACAACGAGTTAGCACGAGTTTTTAAACAAAACGGTGTAGATCACATTATTTGCCTATCTGTAAATGATGCTTTTGTAATGAATGAATGGGCAAAAGATCAAAAAGCAGAAAACGTAACTTTTCTTCCCGATGGTAATGGTGAATTCACCGAAAAAATGGGAATGTTAGTTGATAAAAACGATTTAGGTTTTGGTAAGCGTTCATGGCGCTATTCCATGCTGGTGAAAGATGGCGTAATTGAAAAAATGTTCATTGAGCCAGAAAAGCCAGGAGACCCATTTGAAGTATCTGATGCAGAGACAATGCTCAAATACCTTAATCCTGAAGCAGCAAAACCCCAAGCTGTGACTCTATTTACAAAAGTGGGTTGTCCATACTGTGCCAAAGCTAAAAAGATGTTGCAAGAGCGTGATATCAGCTATGAAGAAGTTGTTTTGGGTGGTGGAATTGGGACTCGCACTTTAAGAGCAGTTGCAGGTGCAACAACAGTTCCGCAAGTATTTGTTGATGGTAGCTTAATTGGTGGTTCAGAAGCTTTAGAAGCTTATTTAGAGAAAAACTAA
- a CDS encoding ParB/Srx family N-terminal domain-containing protein, with amino-acid sequence MKLATSLVSVKKISSPVDSSNFDENALNNTAKLILEVEGIINPLIVRRINLESYEVVDGHFEYYAAVKAKEINPRKGEMIGAFIIEPENEKFLMEQVKYFRRREPDQVVAPIPMEQITGVAEEILPSNNGIEEVKSQVQQLEKSFNQQFIELHKRFDQLFNKSIAHGLDKKTSNQEEIAPTLDIEIANKSEIEKIMGNKKQGDAVWRAREYLKAQGRQINKENFKKATKAPDKIKDFANGTYEKLIQVVNIPD; translated from the coding sequence ATGAAATTAGCCACTTCTTTAGTATCAGTAAAAAAAATTAGCTCTCCTGTTGATAGTTCCAATTTTGATGAAAATGCTTTGAATAATACCGCCAAGTTGATTTTAGAGGTTGAAGGAATTATTAACCCTTTAATTGTTCGGAGAATTAATTTAGAATCTTATGAGGTTGTTGATGGACACTTTGAATATTATGCTGCTGTTAAAGCGAAGGAGATAAATCCTCGCAAAGGAGAGATGATTGGTGCGTTTATTATTGAACCAGAAAATGAGAAATTCCTCATGGAACAGGTAAAATATTTTAGAAGACGAGAACCTGATCAGGTTGTTGCTCCAATTCCAATGGAACAGATAACCGGAGTAGCAGAAGAAATTCTTCCTAGTAATAATGGCATAGAAGAAGTTAAAAGTCAGGTTCAACAACTTGAAAAATCTTTTAACCAGCAGTTTATAGAGCTTCATAAAAGATTTGATCAATTGTTTAATAAAAGTATCGCCCATGGCTTAGATAAAAAAACATCTAATCAAGAAGAAATTGCCCCTACCTTAGATATAGAAATAGCGAACAAATCAGAAATTGAAAAAATCATGGGAAATAAAAAGCAAGGGGACGCTGTTTGGAGAGCTAGAGAATATTTGAAAGCTCAAGGTAGGCAAATTAATAAAGAGAACTTTAAAAAAGCTACAAAAGCGCCAGATAAAATTAAGGATTTTGCCAATGGAACTTACGAAAAGTTAATACAAGTGGTAAATATTCCAGATTGA
- a CDS encoding Ycf66 family protein: MLAYILALAVGFGSVGLYIAAFFFPEVHRKSDLIWSGVGMFYALVLWVCAGRITGGVLLGQIASVALLGWFAWQTLIMRREMVPAAQQTPIPSKEKLQETFSNFAPPGGFSGLQEQATNLFTTVKDKIQSTLAAVNLPKSEPKPVQTQQPVASQTSETSVAPPPPSTSIAVDDEPTLIEVVPLGAEFISPPSQPGGPDMPGASGKEASIEEIAPEVVLAPPAEPPGSGDPLDRLNPPPATFATDAVPMDLSGTALTPPAQVESSEDVEVPELVRPHPPDPELVEAAVEDAEAKAVPSLPPESVDEVSESLGSKTDEI, from the coding sequence ATGCTTGCATACATCCTGGCACTAGCTGTAGGTTTCGGTAGCGTTGGTTTATACATCGCGGCATTTTTTTTCCCTGAAGTTCACCGTAAAAGTGATTTAATTTGGAGTGGTGTAGGAATGTTCTACGCCCTAGTTTTATGGGTGTGTGCTGGACGCATCACTGGCGGTGTACTACTGGGGCAAATCGCTAGCGTGGCATTACTGGGTTGGTTCGCTTGGCAAACCCTGATTATGCGACGGGAAATGGTTCCAGCCGCTCAACAAACACCAATACCTAGCAAAGAAAAACTTCAAGAAACATTTTCTAATTTTGCTCCTCCAGGTGGCTTTTCTGGATTACAAGAGCAAGCGACTAATTTATTCACAACTGTCAAAGATAAAATTCAAAGTACTTTGGCTGCGGTTAATCTGCCTAAATCTGAACCCAAGCCTGTACAAACTCAACAACCTGTAGCATCTCAAACATCTGAAACATCTGTAGCGCCTCCACCACCATCAACTTCCATCGCTGTTGATGACGAACCCACGCTCATAGAGGTAGTACCTTTAGGGGCTGAGTTTATTAGTCCTCCTAGCCAGCCAGGGGGGCCAGATATGCCAGGAGCGAGTGGCAAAGAAGCTTCTATTGAGGAAATTGCTCCAGAAGTGGTATTAGCTCCACCAGCAGAACCACCGGGTTCAGGAGATCCCTTAGATCGCCTAAATCCTCCACCAGCGACTTTCGCAACCGATGCAGTTCCGATGGATTTATCAGGGACAGCTTTAACGCCACCTGCACAGGTAGAATCTTCTGAAGATGTTGAAGTGCCAGAGTTAGTTAGACCTCATCCTCCTGACCCCGAACTGGTAGAAGCTGCAGTTGAAGATGCTGAAGCTAAAGCTGTGCCAAGTTTACCGCCAGAAAGTGTAGATGAGGTAAGCGAATCATTGGGTTCTAAGACTGATGAAATATAA
- a CDS encoding GNAT family N-acetyltransferase has translation MLIRPAIPADVPAVLPMVAKTCAMHESLDPAKYGFLPHPEQRYEKWLTKLATNERSVFLVAEDKTLPNKLVGFIVATVEREIPIYRLQEFAFIHDLWVEPEYRSMGVARQMVTQTIEAFQGMEVTQIRLDTAADNQTARHLFSSCGFRPSTIEMLIELGK, from the coding sequence ATGCTGATTCGCCCTGCTATACCTGCTGATGTTCCCGCAGTTTTACCAATGGTTGCTAAGACTTGTGCAATGCACGAATCTTTAGATCCAGCCAAATATGGATTTTTACCTCATCCCGAACAGCGTTATGAAAAATGGTTGACCAAATTAGCTACGAATGAACGAAGTGTATTTTTAGTAGCTGAGGATAAAACACTACCAAATAAACTGGTAGGTTTTATAGTAGCCACAGTAGAACGAGAAATACCCATCTACCGCCTACAGGAATTTGCCTTTATTCACGACCTTTGGGTTGAGCCAGAATATCGTAGCATGGGAGTAGCGCGGCAAATGGTGACGCAGACTATTGAAGCATTTCAAGGAATGGAAGTAACACAAATACGGCTCGATACGGCTGCTGATAATCAGACAGCTAGGCATTTGTTCTCCTCATGTGGTTTTCGACCAAGTACGATAGAAATGCTAATTGAATTAGGCAAATAA
- the ileS gene encoding isoleucine--tRNA ligase, which translates to MTVEPGSYKNTVNLPKTKFDMRANAVKREPEIQKFWAEEQIYERLSQNNPGELFVLHDGPPYANGALHIGHALNKILKDIINKYQLLKGRKVRYVPGWDCHGLPIELKVLQNMKQQERQQLTLLDLRRKAKEFALKTVDEQRKGFKRYGIWGDWDNPYLTLKPAYEAAQIGVFGQMVLKGYIYRGLKPVHWSPSSKTALAEAELEYPEGHTSRSLYVAFPVTKLGDAVTESLQQFLPNLSVAIWTTTPWTIPANLAVSVNPELKYAVVAVEGEQSNYLIVAADLVKTLSETLGKNFQVKATVVGKDLENTTYRHPLFDRESPVVIGGDYVTTESGTGLVHTAPGHGQEDYLVGQRYGLPILSPVDADGNFTEEAGQFAGLNVLGEGNTAVITALTEAGALLKEEAYSHKYPYDWRTKKPTIYRATEQWFASVEGFRDEALSAIASVKWIPSQGENRITPMVSERSDWCISRQRSWGVPIPVFYDEATGEPLLNQETINYAQAIIAEKGSDAWWELSVEELLPESYRNNGKSYRKGTDTMDVWFDSGSSWAGVLKERDELKYPADIYLEGSDQHRGWFQSSLLTSVATNGYAPYKTVLTHGFTLDEQGRKMSKSMGNVIDPAIVIEGGKNQKEEPPYGADVLRLWVSSVDYSSDVSISKSILKQMGDVRGKIRNTARYLLGSLHDFDPAKDAVPYEQLPELDRYLLHRMTEVFKDVTEAFDSYQFFRFFQTVQNFCVVDLSNFYLDIAKDRLYISAENSLRRRSCQTVMAIALENLAKAIAPVLSHMAEDIWQYIPYATPSKSVFEAGWVNLEEEWHKPEFTQRWQMLRQIRTDVNKVLEQARTEKMIGSSLESKVLLYIPNVEQRQLLQQLNPEAGNGVDELRYLFLSSQVELLDSLEALQDIQYKVQGDNLSVGIVKAEGEKCDRCWNYSTQVGKFAEHPIICERCVAALSDRF; encoded by the coding sequence GTGACAGTAGAACCAGGAAGTTATAAAAATACCGTTAATCTCCCCAAGACTAAGTTTGATATGCGGGCAAATGCTGTCAAGCGAGAACCAGAGATCCAAAAGTTTTGGGCAGAAGAACAGATTTATGAACGACTGTCGCAGAATAACCCAGGTGAACTTTTTGTATTGCATGATGGCCCTCCGTATGCAAACGGGGCGTTACATATTGGTCATGCGCTGAATAAAATTCTTAAAGACATTATTAATAAGTATCAACTGCTCAAAGGGCGCAAAGTGCGTTATGTCCCTGGTTGGGACTGTCACGGGTTGCCAATTGAGCTAAAAGTTCTTCAGAATATGAAGCAGCAGGAACGGCAACAATTAACGCTGTTAGATCTGCGACGCAAAGCAAAAGAATTTGCCCTGAAAACTGTAGATGAGCAACGTAAGGGTTTTAAGCGTTATGGTATTTGGGGCGATTGGGATAACCCATACTTAACTTTGAAACCAGCTTATGAAGCTGCTCAAATTGGTGTATTTGGGCAAATGGTTCTCAAAGGCTATATTTATCGTGGTCTGAAACCTGTTCACTGGAGTCCTAGTTCTAAAACAGCTTTGGCTGAAGCTGAGTTGGAGTATCCAGAAGGACATACTTCACGCAGTTTGTATGTGGCATTTCCAGTAACTAAGCTAGGGGATGCTGTAACAGAAAGCTTGCAGCAGTTTTTACCTAATCTTAGTGTTGCTATCTGGACAACTACACCTTGGACTATTCCAGCTAACTTGGCGGTGAGTGTTAACCCTGAACTCAAATATGCGGTAGTTGCAGTAGAAGGGGAACAATCAAACTATTTAATAGTTGCAGCAGATTTAGTAAAAACACTGTCGGAAACTTTAGGGAAAAATTTCCAAGTTAAGGCTACTGTTGTTGGTAAGGATTTGGAAAATACTACTTACCGTCATCCCTTATTTGATCGCGAAAGTCCGGTTGTAATTGGTGGGGATTATGTTACTACTGAATCTGGGACAGGTTTAGTGCATACTGCGCCTGGTCATGGTCAAGAAGACTATTTAGTAGGTCAGCGTTATGGTTTACCAATTCTATCGCCTGTAGATGCAGATGGTAATTTTACTGAAGAAGCAGGTCAGTTTGCAGGGTTAAATGTTTTAGGTGAAGGTAATACAGCAGTAATTACTGCTTTAACCGAAGCTGGTGCTTTGTTGAAGGAAGAAGCATATAGTCACAAGTACCCTTATGACTGGCGCACAAAGAAACCCACTATATATAGAGCAACTGAACAATGGTTTGCTTCTGTGGAAGGATTTAGAGATGAGGCGTTAAGTGCGATCGCATCTGTTAAATGGATTCCCTCACAAGGAGAAAACCGCATCACACCAATGGTTTCAGAACGTTCTGATTGGTGTATCTCTCGTCAACGTAGTTGGGGTGTTCCTATCCCTGTTTTCTATGACGAAGCAACAGGGGAACCTCTGCTGAATCAAGAAACGATCAACTACGCGCAAGCAATTATTGCTGAAAAAGGTTCTGATGCTTGGTGGGAATTGTCGGTAGAGGAATTATTACCAGAATCCTATCGCAATAATGGTAAGTCATACCGCAAAGGTACTGATACGATGGATGTTTGGTTTGATTCTGGTTCTTCTTGGGCGGGAGTTCTGAAAGAACGAGACGAATTAAAGTATCCTGCTGATATATATTTGGAAGGATCAGATCAGCATCGTGGTTGGTTCCAATCAAGCTTGTTAACCAGTGTCGCTACTAATGGTTACGCGCCCTATAAAACTGTATTAACTCACGGCTTTACTCTGGATGAACAGGGACGCAAGATGAGTAAATCTATGGGGAATGTGATCGATCCAGCAATTGTAATTGAAGGTGGTAAAAATCAGAAAGAAGAACCGCCTTATGGTGCTGATGTCTTGCGTTTGTGGGTATCTTCTGTAGATTATTCCTCGGATGTTTCTATTAGTAAGAGCATCTTGAAGCAAATGGGGGATGTGCGGGGTAAAATTCGTAATACTGCCCGTTATTTGTTGGGTAGTTTACACGATTTTGATCCGGCTAAAGATGCGGTTCCTTATGAGCAATTACCGGAATTAGATCGCTATCTATTGCACCGCATGACTGAGGTGTTTAAGGATGTAACGGAAGCTTTTGATAGTTATCAGTTTTTCCGTTTTTTCCAAACTGTGCAGAATTTCTGTGTGGTAGATTTATCTAATTTCTATTTAGATATTGCCAAGGATCGGCTGTATATCAGTGCTGAAAATTCTTTGCGCCGTCGTAGTTGTCAGACGGTGATGGCGATCGCATTAGAAAATTTGGCAAAAGCGATCGCACCTGTTTTATCTCACATGGCAGAGGATATCTGGCAATATATCCCCTATGCAACACCTTCTAAATCTGTATTTGAAGCTGGTTGGGTGAATTTAGAGGAAGAATGGCATAAACCAGAATTTACACAACGTTGGCAGATGTTGCGACAAATTCGCACAGATGTTAATAAGGTGTTAGAGCAAGCTAGAACTGAAAAAATGATTGGTTCTTCTCTAGAATCGAAGGTATTGCTTTATATTCCTAATGTTGAGCAGCGTCAGTTATTGCAACAACTTAACCCTGAAGCTGGTAATGGTGTAGATGAGTTGCGTTATCTATTCTTATCATCTCAGGTAGAGTTACTAGACTCCCTTGAGGCGTTGCAGGATATTCAATATAAAGTGCAAGGCGATAACTTAAGTGTGGGTATAGTAAAGGCTGAAGGGGAGAAGTGCGATCGCTGTTGGAACTACTCAACACAAGTCGGGAAATTTGCAGAACATCCGATTATTTGTGAGCGATGTGTTGCTGCTTTAAGCGATCGCTTTTAA
- a CDS encoding cupin domain-containing protein, with protein MTFSRTFNTTEFIQISDGEPVRSVVTESPDAVVVMWYVLPGQQISPHIHPSGQDTWIVLSGSGEYIVDAEGTTTPISSGQIVVAHTGQVHGVVNSGNKPLEFVSVVAPQNAGFEPLLN; from the coding sequence ATGACGTTCTCTCGTACTTTCAATACCACTGAATTTATTCAAATTTCAGACGGCGAACCTGTAAGATCTGTAGTTACAGAGTCACCCGATGCTGTCGTTGTGATGTGGTACGTGCTGCCTGGTCAACAGATTAGCCCACATATTCATCCTTCTGGGCAGGATACTTGGATCGTATTGTCTGGTAGTGGTGAATACATCGTTGATGCTGAGGGGACAACAACGCCTATTTCTTCAGGACAAATTGTGGTCGCGCATACAGGGCAGGTTCATGGCGTGGTGAATAGCGGTAACAAACCCCTTGAGTTTGTGTCAGTTGTCGCCCCACAAAATGCTGGGTTTGAACCTTTATTAAATTAG